The following proteins are co-located in the Echinicola sp. 20G genome:
- a CDS encoding IPExxxVDY family protein yields the protein MRKTKLQVEHHYEFDLLGLVAPLKDYKMAWVINSSLGIRMTKGRDYELEFLNQPDLVISQFILEKEHGFIQLLKNRSFSDSGQTLYLVPELKIMDYFLLFQDFTQEINLNVFMDKLSQSNYIHNVVKLDVSKIKSKENLLTY from the coding sequence TACGAATTTGATCTTTTGGGTCTAGTAGCTCCTTTGAAGGACTATAAGATGGCCTGGGTGATCAATAGTTCCTTGGGGATTAGGATGACCAAAGGAAGGGACTATGAGCTGGAATTTCTTAATCAGCCTGATTTGGTCATTTCACAGTTTATCCTTGAAAAAGAACATGGGTTTATTCAGTTATTAAAGAACCGTTCCTTTTCAGATTCGGGACAAACACTGTATCTTGTGCCGGAATTGAAAATTATGGATTATTTCCTACTCTTTCAGGACTTCACCCAAGAAATCAACCTGAATGTGTTTATGGATAAATTGTCCCAGAGTAATTACATCCATAATGTGGTAAAATTAGATGTTTCAAAAATTAAATCTAAAGAGAACCTATTAACCTATTAA
- the pyk gene encoding pyruvate kinase, with the protein MKLPVLNKKTKILATVGPASNNEKTLIDLVKAGVNVFRLNFSHGNHEGHAEVIRLIRKINKDYNLNVGILQDLQGPKIRVGEVENNGVEIKEGEAITITNDPVVGTSSLVSTVYQNLPQDVNPGDRILIDDGNLELSVNNTDGKNVNCTVVHGGILKSRKGINLPNTNVSAPSLTEKDKEDLIFGLENEVDWIALSFVRSAEDIVDLKNRIEEAGKDCKIVAKIEKPEALDNIDEIIEVTDGLMVARGDLGVEVPMEMVPLWQKKLVEKCKLACKPVIIATQMLESMIQNPRPTRAETNDVANAVLDGADAVMLSAETASGAYPVHAVKAMTSVIRYVEDNSDIYHNLYKISEDENTFLSNNLILMASRLSRNVKAKAIVGITASGFTAFRIASHRPFANNFVFTRNKTLITQLSLVWGVTAHYFTGEQISTDETFTYIQDVLKDQGQVEAGDIIINTASMPLKEKGRTNMLKLHVVE; encoded by the coding sequence ATGAAATTACCCGTTTTGAATAAAAAGACTAAGATTTTGGCTACAGTTGGGCCGGCTTCTAACAACGAAAAGACGCTTATCGACTTGGTGAAAGCTGGTGTAAATGTGTTCAGGTTAAATTTTTCTCATGGCAATCATGAAGGACACGCAGAAGTAATCAGGTTAATCAGAAAAATCAATAAGGATTATAATTTGAATGTGGGGATTTTGCAGGATTTGCAAGGTCCAAAAATCCGTGTTGGAGAGGTAGAGAACAATGGTGTTGAAATCAAAGAAGGCGAAGCGATTACCATTACCAATGATCCTGTAGTGGGAACTTCCAGTCTAGTAAGTACTGTATACCAGAACCTTCCTCAAGATGTGAACCCAGGTGACAGGATTTTGATCGATGATGGTAATTTGGAATTGTCGGTCAACAATACTGATGGTAAAAATGTGAACTGCACGGTTGTTCATGGTGGTATTCTGAAATCAAGAAAAGGTATCAACCTTCCTAATACTAACGTAAGTGCTCCTTCTTTAACTGAGAAAGATAAAGAAGACTTGATTTTTGGTTTAGAGAATGAAGTGGACTGGATCGCTCTTTCTTTCGTAAGGTCAGCTGAAGATATTGTAGATCTGAAGAACAGGATTGAAGAAGCTGGTAAGGATTGTAAAATTGTTGCTAAAATCGAGAAGCCTGAAGCATTAGATAATATCGATGAGATTATAGAGGTGACAGATGGTTTAATGGTTGCTCGTGGCGATTTGGGTGTAGAAGTGCCAATGGAGATGGTACCACTTTGGCAGAAGAAATTGGTGGAGAAGTGTAAGCTAGCTTGCAAACCTGTAATTATTGCCACTCAAATGTTGGAAAGTATGATTCAGAATCCTCGCCCAACCAGAGCTGAAACAAATGATGTGGCCAATGCGGTATTGGATGGAGCTGATGCAGTTATGCTTTCTGCGGAAACAGCATCCGGGGCTTATCCGGTACATGCAGTAAAAGCGATGACGAGTGTGATCAGATACGTTGAGGATAATTCTGATATTTACCATAATCTGTATAAGATCAGTGAAGATGAAAATACTTTCTTGAGTAATAACCTTATCCTTATGGCTTCAAGGTTGTCAAGAAATGTGAAAGCAAAAGCTATAGTAGGTATTACTGCATCTGGCTTTACTGCCTTTAGAATAGCTTCTCACAGGCCTTTTGCTAATAACTTTGTATTTACCAGAAATAAGACCTTGATTACCCAATTGAGCCTTGTGTGGGGAGTAACTGCTCATTACTTTACTGGTGAGCAGATTTCTACTGATGAAACATTTACCTACATTCAGGATGTGTTGAAAGATCAAGGACAAGTTGAAGCTGGAGATATCATTATCAATACGGCAAGTATGCCACTGAAGGAAAAAGGAAGAACTAATATGCTAAAGCTTCATGTCGTGGAGTAA
- a CDS encoding NFACT RNA binding domain-containing protein: MHLNYHFLKFLCPELDTLLANKDLVVCFSQNKDELVMGFTDDISEVYIRANLNPSNTCLSFPDEYKRSKKNSADIFQEIIGNTVKSVKVLSNERAFTLTFNSGKLLLFKLHGNRSNVLLYPSIEALPNTIFRNELKEDKNQLIAPLERELEISYERFVLLDGNAASFMPTLGKIPRSWLKSKGYITASIAEKWQLMEEMLDMLSTPLFSIIHENDQYELTLLPAQKALFSTHNPVEACNEYFRYAVIYQAFEKEKNTISKALEEQKKKTEAYIKKTSVKLKELQHSSPPSQTADIIMANLHQIPPGTQEVTLFDFYQNKEITVQLKKGTSPQKHAENLYRKSKNRKIEIQQLEKNLDEKESHFLELSELLDELLTIDGFKDLREFTKSNQLFNKPKDKQETLPFKRFEIDGFEVLVGKSAKANDQLLRQFAWKEDLWLHAKDVSGSHVLIKHKAGQSISKTTLERSAELAAYYSKSKSESLAAVMYTPCKYVRKVKGSAPGAVMVDKEKVIMVKPIGPN; encoded by the coding sequence ATGCATTTAAATTATCATTTTCTGAAATTCCTATGTCCTGAACTAGATACATTATTAGCCAACAAAGATCTGGTTGTTTGCTTTTCCCAAAACAAAGACGAATTGGTAATGGGTTTTACCGATGATATTTCTGAAGTTTATATTAGAGCTAATCTAAACCCTTCCAACACTTGCCTAAGCTTCCCCGACGAATATAAAAGAAGCAAGAAAAACAGTGCTGATATATTTCAGGAAATTATTGGTAACACTGTAAAGTCTGTAAAGGTACTGTCAAATGAAAGAGCTTTTACCCTAACCTTTAATTCCGGGAAATTACTACTCTTTAAATTACATGGAAATAGAAGCAACGTCCTTCTTTACCCATCCATTGAAGCATTACCCAATACAATCTTTCGAAATGAATTAAAGGAAGATAAGAATCAACTAATTGCTCCACTTGAAAGAGAGTTGGAGATCTCATATGAACGCTTTGTTTTATTAGATGGAAATGCGGCTAGCTTCATGCCCACTTTGGGAAAAATCCCTAGAAGCTGGTTAAAATCAAAGGGATATATTACAGCTTCCATAGCAGAAAAATGGCAGCTTATGGAAGAAATGCTAGACATGCTCAGCACTCCATTATTTAGCATTATCCATGAAAACGACCAGTATGAACTTACCTTACTTCCTGCACAGAAGGCACTATTTTCTACCCATAACCCGGTCGAAGCATGCAATGAGTATTTCCGATATGCGGTAATCTATCAAGCCTTTGAAAAAGAAAAAAACACTATTTCAAAAGCCTTAGAAGAGCAAAAAAAGAAAACCGAAGCCTATATTAAAAAAACATCTGTCAAACTCAAGGAACTTCAACATAGTTCACCTCCCAGTCAAACGGCTGATATAATTATGGCCAACCTCCATCAAATCCCACCGGGAACTCAGGAAGTAACCTTGTTTGATTTCTATCAAAACAAAGAAATCACCGTACAACTTAAGAAAGGCACTTCTCCCCAGAAGCACGCTGAAAACCTATATAGGAAATCAAAAAACCGGAAAATCGAAATACAACAATTAGAAAAAAACCTGGACGAGAAAGAGTCCCATTTTCTTGAGTTGAGTGAGCTTTTGGATGAACTGCTCACAATAGATGGGTTCAAAGACTTAAGGGAATTCACAAAATCAAACCAGCTTTTCAACAAACCAAAGGATAAGCAAGAGACTTTACCTTTCAAAAGATTTGAAATAGATGGATTTGAAGTATTGGTAGGGAAATCTGCAAAGGCCAATGACCAATTATTAAGGCAGTTCGCATGGAAAGAAGACTTATGGCTGCATGCCAAAGATGTGTCAGGTTCCCATGTCCTTATCAAACACAAAGCTGGTCAGAGCATTTCAAAAACAACATTGGAAAGATCCGCCGAACTTGCCGCTTATTATTCAAAAAGCAAAAGTGAATCATTGGCAGCTGTTATGTATACCCCCTGCAAATATGTGAGAAAAGTAAAGGGATCAGCCCCTGGAGCTGTGATGGTAGATAAAGAAAAAGTAATCATGGTTAAACCGATAGGACCAAACTAA
- a CDS encoding MBL fold metallo-hydrolase, protein MTITFLGTGTSQGVPVIGCNCGTCTSLDFRDKRLRSSIHIQIKDKSYVIDTGPDFRAQMLREGIKQLDAIIYTHEHKDHTAGLDDIRPFNFMQMKDMPIYGTKPVLEQIRKEFSYVFSPKKYPGVPQIITHEISNEPFEVLGTTFCPIEVLHYKLPVFGYRVHDFTYITDAKYISETELKKIKGTKVLVLNALQIKEHLSHLTLAEALEIIEIIKPEKAYLTHISHRLGIHADIEKDLPENVFLAHDGLKITLDQCI, encoded by the coding sequence TTGACAATTACTTTTTTAGGAACAGGAACCTCTCAGGGAGTTCCGGTTATTGGTTGCAACTGCGGAACATGCACATCTCTTGATTTCCGAGATAAGAGGCTGAGAAGTTCTATCCACATCCAAATCAAAGACAAAAGTTATGTCATTGACACTGGACCAGACTTTAGAGCGCAAATGCTCAGAGAAGGCATCAAACAATTGGATGCCATAATTTATACCCACGAGCATAAAGACCATACCGCAGGACTTGATGACATACGTCCTTTCAATTTCATGCAAATGAAGGACATGCCAATCTACGGAACCAAACCTGTCTTGGAACAAATAAGAAAAGAATTCTCCTATGTTTTTTCTCCAAAAAAATACCCAGGCGTTCCCCAGATAATCACACACGAAATTTCAAACGAGCCATTTGAAGTACTCGGAACTACTTTTTGCCCCATTGAAGTGCTCCATTATAAACTTCCAGTTTTTGGTTATCGCGTTCATGACTTTACTTATATCACTGATGCCAAATACATCTCCGAAACTGAATTAAAAAAAATCAAAGGAACAAAAGTACTAGTGCTTAATGCTCTTCAAATAAAAGAACATCTGTCGCACCTCACCCTTGCTGAGGCTTTAGAAATAATTGAGATCATTAAACCAGAAAAGGCCTATCTGACCCATATCAGCCACAGACTTGGAATTCATGCTGATATTGAGAAAGATTTACCTGAAAATGTTTTCCTTGCCCATGATGGACTTAAGATTACCCTTGACCAATGCATTTAA
- a CDS encoding response regulator has product MSDSKKILVAEDSSVIINLTKNVLMFENYQITSVKNGKQVLEKLNKEDFDLILMDINMPTMDGIECTKAIRNLEDPEKAEIPVIAITGNYKNYTLDDFKQAGLNDYLQKPLDYDLLLSTVKKHLNK; this is encoded by the coding sequence ATGAGTGATAGTAAAAAAATATTGGTAGCCGAGGACAGTTCTGTCATTATCAACCTGACTAAAAACGTGTTAATGTTTGAGAATTATCAAATCACATCAGTAAAAAACGGTAAACAGGTTTTAGAAAAATTGAACAAAGAAGACTTTGACCTGATTTTAATGGATATCAATATGCCTACCATGGATGGGATCGAATGTACAAAAGCCATCAGAAATTTGGAAGACCCCGAAAAAGCTGAAATTCCCGTAATAGCAATTACCGGAAATTATAAGAACTATACATTGGATGATTTCAAACAAGCGGGCTTAAATGATTACCTACAAAAACCGCTAGATTATGACTTACTTCTATCTACCGTAAAAAAGCATTTGAACAAATAA
- a CDS encoding response regulator, which yields MENKKILIVDDNNLNRKVLENIICHNYQFESAENGLEAIEKIKKDVFNVILMDIQMPVMDGITALKIIKEEVLTDAPIIAISAYSDQTDYEYFLSAGFDEFIAKPVKPKKLLESIQQHLSNYHNAPFSDNQQLTSDILDESVLIQLMKYNTIDNIKTVYEDFDEEAECLIGEIKHLIDVKKYSEIGEKLHILKGNSGTLGAKRLFKHVGIFEQKIKDTNFEDIIEDYLTLQNQLNIFKSHLKDKITHHKNE from the coding sequence ATGGAAAATAAAAAGATTCTGATCGTTGATGACAATAACCTAAACAGAAAGGTGCTCGAAAACATCATTTGTCATAACTATCAATTTGAATCTGCAGAAAATGGTCTCGAAGCAATCGAAAAAATAAAAAAAGATGTCTTTAATGTTATCTTAATGGATATACAAATGCCTGTGATGGATGGAATTACAGCGCTCAAAATCATCAAAGAAGAAGTGCTTACGGATGCACCAATTATTGCAATATCTGCTTATTCTGACCAAACTGATTATGAATACTTCCTTTCTGCCGGTTTTGATGAATTTATTGCCAAACCTGTTAAGCCTAAAAAGTTACTAGAAAGTATCCAACAACATTTGAGTAACTACCATAATGCTCCTTTCTCAGACAACCAGCAGCTCACTTCAGACATTTTAGATGAAAGTGTCCTAATTCAACTGATGAAATACAATACTATAGACAATATCAAAACGGTCTATGAAGACTTTGATGAGGAAGCTGAATGCCTGATAGGTGAGATCAAACACCTTATTGATGTTAAGAAATATTCAGAAATTGGCGAAAAACTTCATATATTAAAAGGTAACTCCGGAACATTGGGCGCCAAACGACTATTTAAGCATGTTGGAATTTTTGAACAAAAAATTAAAGACACAAATTTTGAAGATATTATTGAAGATTATTTAACATTGCAAAATCAACTAAACATCTTTAAAAGCCATTTAAAAGATAAAATAACCCACCACAAGAATGAGTGA
- the miaA gene encoding tRNA (adenosine(37)-N6)-dimethylallyltransferase MiaA: MKGKNKYLVVVAGPTAVGKTELCINLAKKFNTVIISSDSRQFYKETELGTAKPSMSERQEVQHFFVDSLSIHDDYDVRKFEKDALILLEDVFQKSNVVIMTGGSGMYIDAVCNGFDDIPDIDPEIRTYLNELYKSDGIEAIRNKLKEVDPVYYEQVDIHNPQRLIRGCEVSIGTGRPFSSYRNKKKTERPFQIIKIGLERDREELYDRINLRMDLMVEAGLFEEAESLYAYKNLNALQTVGYTEIFDYLAGEYDKEEALRLLKRNSRRYAKRQMTWFRKDEDMVWFHPDQFNQVLGYIENQIGL, from the coding sequence TTGAAAGGGAAAAATAAATATTTGGTGGTAGTAGCAGGTCCTACAGCTGTAGGGAAAACTGAACTATGCATAAATCTAGCTAAAAAATTTAATACTGTAATTATATCTTCTGATAGTCGTCAGTTTTATAAGGAGACGGAATTGGGCACGGCAAAACCAAGTATGTCTGAAAGACAGGAGGTTCAGCATTTTTTTGTAGATAGCTTGTCGATTCACGATGATTATGATGTTAGGAAGTTTGAAAAAGATGCCTTGATTCTTTTGGAAGATGTTTTTCAAAAAAGTAATGTGGTCATTATGACTGGAGGTTCAGGAATGTATATTGATGCAGTTTGCAATGGGTTTGATGATATTCCTGATATTGATCCGGAAATTAGGACTTATTTGAATGAATTATATAAAAGTGATGGGATAGAAGCTATCCGTAATAAACTGAAGGAAGTAGATCCCGTTTATTATGAACAAGTAGATATTCATAATCCCCAAAGGCTGATAAGGGGCTGTGAAGTTTCTATAGGTACAGGTAGGCCTTTTAGCAGCTATAGGAATAAAAAGAAAACAGAACGTCCATTTCAAATCATCAAGATAGGTCTGGAAAGAGATCGTGAAGAGCTGTATGATCGCATCAATTTGAGAATGGATCTAATGGTTGAGGCAGGACTTTTTGAAGAAGCTGAATCTCTTTACGCCTACAAAAACCTGAATGCGCTTCAAACGGTAGGGTATACGGAAATATTTGACTATCTGGCTGGTGAATATGATAAAGAGGAAGCGCTTAGGTTGCTCAAGCGTAATTCTAGGAGGTATGCTAAGCGTCAAATGACTTGGTTTAGGAAAGATGAGGATATGGTTTGGTTCCACCCTGATCAGTTCAATCAAGTGCTTGGATATATAGAAAATCAGATAGGATTGTGA
- the pfkA gene encoding 6-phosphofructokinase yields the protein MKKIAVLTSGGDAPGMNACIRSVVRTGIYHGLEVYGIMYGYDGMIKGEISKMESHAVSNIVQRGGTILKSARSLEFRTKEGRQKAYEQLKKHDIEGLVAIGGDGTFTGAKIFFEEFGIPTIGCPGTIDNDIYGTDFTIGFDTAINTALEAIDKIRDTAAAHDRIFFIEVMGRDSGYIAVECGLGGGAELVMVPETKTTLNEVVEKLKGSRKSKTSSVIVVAEGDEEGNAAEIMQKVKDTINDDTKDFKVTTLGHIQRGGSPTGKDRMLASRCGMAAVEGLINGKVNCMAGIIHDQVVYTSFEDCITKDKPLNKDTLKLIEILSI from the coding sequence ATGAAGAAAATCGCTGTATTAACCTCTGGAGGTGACGCTCCTGGAATGAATGCATGTATTAGATCAGTGGTAAGAACCGGCATTTACCATGGCTTGGAGGTCTATGGAATCATGTATGGCTACGACGGAATGATCAAAGGTGAAATTTCAAAAATGGAATCCCATGCTGTGAGTAACATCGTCCAAAGAGGTGGCACCATTTTAAAATCAGCCAGAAGTTTAGAATTCAGAACAAAAGAAGGAAGGCAAAAAGCCTACGAACAACTTAAAAAGCATGACATCGAAGGGCTTGTAGCAATCGGAGGAGACGGAACTTTTACTGGTGCAAAAATATTCTTCGAGGAATTTGGTATTCCCACTATTGGCTGTCCTGGAACCATAGACAATGATATTTATGGAACTGACTTTACCATTGGTTTCGATACAGCTATTAATACCGCGCTGGAAGCTATTGATAAAATCAGGGACACCGCGGCTGCCCATGACCGTATCTTTTTTATAGAAGTAATGGGCCGTGATAGTGGATATATCGCGGTGGAATGCGGCTTGGGCGGGGGCGCTGAATTGGTAATGGTACCTGAAACAAAAACAACGCTAAACGAGGTAGTAGAAAAACTAAAAGGTTCTCGAAAAAGCAAAACTTCCAGCGTTATAGTGGTCGCTGAAGGTGACGAGGAAGGCAATGCTGCTGAAATCATGCAAAAAGTCAAAGACACCATCAACGATGACACCAAAGACTTTAAAGTAACCACGCTAGGCCATATTCAAAGAGGTGGAAGCCCAACAGGAAAAGACAGGATGCTCGCTAGCCGATGCGGTATGGCAGCTGTAGAAGGACTAATCAATGGCAAAGTAAACTGCATGGCTGGAATTATTCATGACCAAGTGGTCTACACAAGTTTTGAGGACTGTATTACCAAAGACAAACCTCTGAACAAAGACACATTAAAACTAATCGAAATCCTAAGTATTTAA